A window of the Electrophorus electricus isolate fEleEle1 chromosome 11, fEleEle1.pri, whole genome shotgun sequence genome harbors these coding sequences:
- the si:ch211-223p8.8 gene encoding dual specificity protein phosphatase 13A family protein has protein sequence MGSHKSSNGENCLSIPCESPNIEQLEDMLHEGQLSCNHVDEVWPNLFLGNMYMSHDRYGLWRLGITHVLNAAHGKMCCKGSDDFYGTTVKYYGVAANDLPTFDMSVFFYPSSKYIHQALSTAGAKIFVHCAVGVSRSATLVLAYLMIYHDYTLVDAIQKVKEKRWIFPNRGFLRQLITLNSKLQRKSQNE, from the exons ATGGGTTCTCATAAAAGCAGCAATGGAGAAAATTGCCTTTCCATTCCATGTGAATCTCCAAATATCGAACAGTTGGAGGACATGTTACATGAAGGTCAGCTTTCATGTAATCATGTTGATGAAGTCTGGCCCAATTTATTTCTGGGAAACAT GTATATGTCTCATGATAGATATGGTCTTTGGAGACTCGGTATTACCCATGTTCTGAATGCTGCTCATGGTAAAATGTGTTGCAAAGGAAGTGATGATTTCTATGGCACAACAGTGAAGTATTATGGAGTGGCAGCTAATGATCTTCCTACATTTGACATGTCAGTTTTTTTCTACCCTTCATCAAAATACATTCATCAGGCGCTCAGCACTGCAGGAG CCAAGATTTTTGTACACTGTGCTGTTGGAGTGAGTCGCTCTGCGACCCTGGTCTTGGCTTATTTAATGATCTATCACGATTACACATTGGTGGACGCTATCCAGAAAGTTAAAGAGAAGAGATGGATTTTTCCAAATCGAGGATTTCTTAGGCAGCTTATAACCCTGAATTCcaaattacaaagaaaatctCAGAATGAGTGA
- the zgc:153981 gene encoding dual specificity protein phosphatase family protein: MTSQKNKDGLADIKALENILDTCKLDLTAIDEVWPNLYIGNVEIAQNRNALKKMGFTHILNAAHSKQGSIGDQSYYGNAFVYYGIPAEDSSKFDLSAHFRPATDFIHKALKKKNGKVLVHCIMGVSRSSTLVLAYLMLHHHLTLRGAIQKVIQKRAIYPNRNFLLLLLELDTQLQRKRMLCPIL, encoded by the exons ATGACATCCCAGAAGAATAAAGACGGACTCGCCGATATCAAAGCATTGGAGAATATTCTGGACACATGCAAACTTGATCTAACTGCTATCGATGAGGTCTGGCCGAACTTGTATATCGGGAACGT TGAAATCGCTCAGAACAGAAATGCTTTGAAGAAGATGGGGTTCACTCACATATTGAATGCTGCACATTCGAAACAGGGCAGCATAGGCGACCAGAGCTATTATGgcaatgcatttgtttattatgGGATCCCTGCAGAAGACTCTTCGAAGTTTGACCTCAGCGCGCACTTCCGACCTGCGACTGATTTCATTCACAAAGccctaaaaaagaaaaatg GAAAAGTGCTTGTGCATTGCATTATGGGAGTGAGCCGTTCATCGACCCTGGTTCTGGCTTACCTTATGTTACATCATCATCTCACTCTCCGTGGTGCAATTCAGAAGGTCATACAGAAAAGAGCTATTTATCCTAACAGGAACTTTCTGCTCCTCCTTCTTGAGCTGGACACCCAATTACAGAGAAAACGAATGCTATGTCCAATCCTCTGA
- the LOC113582068 gene encoding dual specificity protein phosphatase 13-like, translating to MMSLKELSAYETPSIAELEDFLLADRHPTGHVNQVWPSVYIGNEVAARDKSLLHSMGITHIVNAASSPPHVNTGPRFYRDMAINYYGVEADDSSDFIISVFFYPTARFIHAALSSKGRVFVHCLMGVSRSATLVLAFLMICEELTLLEAVRVVRQHRDICPNPGFINQLRHLDMRLVRERKRKLEA from the exons AT GATGTCTCTTAAGGAGCTGAGTGCCTATGAAACACCATCCATCGCAGAACTGGAGGACTTCCTGTTGGCTGACAGACACCCCACTGGACATGTCAACCAAGTGTGGCCCAGTGTGTATATTGGCAATGA GGTTGCAGCCCGTGACAAGTCACTGCTGCACAGTATGGGCATCACCCACATTGTGAATGCTGCCAGCAGCCCCCCTCATGTGAACACTGGGCCTCGCTTCTACAGAGACATGGCTATAAATTACTATGGGGTGGAGGCAGATGATTCCAGTGACTTCATCATAAGTGTATTCTTCTACCCAACAGCAAGGTTTATACATGCTGCATTATCCAGCAAAG GGAGAGTGTTTGTCCATTGCTTGATGGGAGTCAGCCGCTCCGCCACACTCGTCTTGGCTTTTCTCATGATCTGTGAGGAGCTGACCTTACTGGAGGCAGTGCGAGTGGTCCGGCAGCACAGAGACATCTGCCCAAACCCTGGCTTCATCAATCAGCTCCGTCACCTCGACATGCGCCTCGTCcgtgaaaggaaaagaaagctAGAAGCTTAA